A genomic region of Venturia canescens isolate UGA chromosome 9, ASM1945775v1, whole genome shotgun sequence contains the following coding sequences:
- the LOC122416074 gene encoding fez family zinc finger protein erm-like — translation MMQPFSSSNTMACTDTPTSLPTAERPRQTSTTPTPTACRNLNFSIAKIMEPDKRLSEASSQPGLPSGQGSTIINVSSSGVTSGGSRILQQASPTSGISSLSYSAHLESAFKKYVPTLRHQSLLQHYPLLYYHPGPLLRGFPGGHGAAAAAAAAVVAGGTPTGQLHNSPPPGVLQEASRLSLNGSEDSSPEAHHHSHHHHHHHGSHARATPAGNSSDSPPAGPARKKSPSPRDSSRESSANSSAKQKTFTCPDCGKVFNAHYNLTRHMPVHTGARPFLCKICGKGFRQASTLCRHKIIHTAEKPHKCSTCGKAFNRSSTLNTHTRIHANYKPFVCEFCGKGFHQKGNYKNHKLTHSGEKAYKCNICNKAFHQIYNLTFHMHTHNDKKPFSCKICGKGFCRNFDLKKHMRKLHDAGSPVHAGLGGSTVSGHVESSSFSSIHHGPSTGHAFVSPFLLPPPSSTASYLSKML, via the coding sequence ATGATGCAGCCGTTCTCGTCGAGCAACACGATGGCCTGCACGGACACTCCGACGAGCCTTCCGACGGCGGAGCGTCCGCGTCAAACGTCAACAACCCCGACACCTACGGCGTGCCGGAACCTCAACTTCTCAATAGCGAAGATAATGGAACCGGACAAGCGGCTGAGCGAGGCTTCCTCGCAGCCCGGTTTGCCCAGCGGTCAAGGCAGCACGATAATCAATGTTTCGAGCAGCGGTGTGACGAGCGGGGGCTCGCGAATACTTCAACAAGCATCGCCCACCAGCGGCATATCGTCGCTGTCGTATTCGGCTCACTTGGAATCGGCCTTCAAGAAATACGTGCCGACTCTCAGGCATCAGAGTCTCCTCCAGCACTACCCGCTTCTGTATTATCATCCAGGCCCGCTTTTGCGAGGTTTTCCTGGCGGTCACGGGGCCGCCGCAGCGGCAGCCGCGGCCGTTGTTGCCGGCGGCACTCCCACGGGGCAACTCCACAACTCACCGCCTCCCGGTGTCCTCCAGGAAGCCTCGAGGCTGAGCTTGAACGGCAGCGAAGATTCTTCGCCCGAAGCGCACCATCACAGTCACCACCATCACCATCACCACGGCAGCCACGCCAGAGCGACTCCGGCCGGGAATTCGAGCGACTCCCCTCCCGCAGGACCCGCGCGGAAAAAAAGTCCATCGCCCCGGGATTCGAGTCGCGAGTCGAGCGCGAATTCGTCCGCGAAACAGAAAACCTTCACGTGTCCGGACTGCGGGAAGGTCTTCAACGCGCACTACAACCTGACGAGACACATGCCAGTCCACACGGGGGCGAGACCTTTCCTGTGCAAAATCTGCGGCAAGGGTTTCCGGCAAGCGAGCACTCTTTGCAGGCACAAAATCATTCACACCGCCGAAAAACCGCACAAGTGTTCGACCTGCGGCAAGGCTTTCAACCGAAGCTCGACGCTCAACACCCACACCCGCATCCACGCCAATTACAAGCCTTTCGTTTGTGAGTTCTGCGGCAAGGGCTTTCACCAAAAGGGCAATTACAAGAATCACAAGCTCACCCACAGCGGCGAAAAAGCTTACAAGTGTAACATATGCAACAAGGCCTTCCACCAGATCTACAATCTCACTTTCCACATGCACACGCACAACGACAAAAAACCATTTTCCTGCAAGATCTGCGGCAAGGGATTCTGTCGGAATTTCGATCTCAAGAAGCACATGAGAAAGTTACACGACGCCGGCTCCCCCGTTCACGCCGGACTCGGTGGCTCCACCGTTTCCGGACACGTAGAAAGCTCTTCCTTCTCCTCGATCCATCACGGCCCGAGTACGGGGCACGCCTTCGTCAGTCCCTTCCTCCTTCCACCGCCGAGTTCGACTGCGAGTTACCTGAGCAAAATGTTGTGA